From the genome of [Limnothrix rosea] IAM M-220:
AGAAGAGTTTTTCGATTTATATAGTAAAGGCAAAATCTCAGACGATACTATTTTTGTGGAGTGGGCAAATGATTACCGTCATTACTTAGCCCTTCGCCAAGAAATTCAGCAAAAGCTCAATTATGCTGCGTAATCAGCTTCAGAAATATCTACAAGGGATCGAAACAGAGATTATAGGTCTTACGGATCTTTATGTTGAAAAATACGTTGAAGAAATTCTGACTGATACAAGAGTAAATCTACGTATTCGTTTGCGATCTAGCTCAGGCTATCTTTTAGAAATGCATGAAGCTATATGTGTTTCGCCCGATGAAGTTCTAGAATATCTCGACTACCGTTATCATTTTCAGGATTCACAAAATCAACTCATTTTTCGTTATGATAGCACTCCTCATTTTCCTGATTTAAGCAGTTTTCCCCACCACAAACATTTAAAAGATCGAGTTATTGCATGTAGTAAACCGACTATCGAAACTATAATTCACGAGGTGACAGCTTTTCTTGATAATTTAGCTTAGACATTTTATAAGGCGATCGCCTTTATTTTGGTGGAAAAACCAATCATGCTCAGGTCACATTTGAACGGCAATTGATTGAAATTATCAATAAAATTGAAGTAAAGCAAGAATCATCAAATATATTGAACATCTAAGTAATTAAAGTTTGTTTAACCATGTCGCCAAAGCAAGCTCAATAAAAGAACTCAACGTCTCCTTTTCAGCAATTTTGAGATAACGACTGAGTAATTGATACTGATTTAAAGTTAATGCAAGACCAGTACGATAATGTGTTCCGTATGCATACACTTTATTTCGCTCAACCCAACGCTCCCTGTAAGTT
Proteins encoded in this window:
- the tumA gene encoding antitoxin TumA, which gives rise to MQKEQIQYFSPLDALVAVAKRLSIYEQKQNLGSEEFFDLYSKGKISDDTIFVEWANDYRHYLALRQEIQQKLNYAA
- the tumE gene encoding toxin TumE translates to MLRNQLQKYLQGIETEIIGLTDLYVEKYVEEILTDTRVNLRIRLRSSSGYLLEMHEAICVSPDEVLEYLDYRYHFQDSQNQLIFRYDSTPHFPDLSSFPHHKHLKDRVIACSKPTIETIIHEVTAFLDNLA